The genomic DNA ATAGATGCTACCTGTCCATTGGTCAGTAAAGTACACCGTGAAGCCGAGCGATATGACCGTCAGGGAATGGAAATTGTTATGATCGGCCACAAAGGGCACCCTGAAGTGATCGGGACAATGGGACAGTTGGCAGCAGGTGCAATACATCTGGTGGAAAGCCCGGAAGATGTTGAAAAACTCCAGCTTAAAAATGAAGATAATGTCGCCTATATTACCCAGACCACTTTGTCACTTGACGATACGTCTGAAATTATTGAAACGTTGAAAGCAAAATATCCGTCCATTCAGGACCCAAAGAAAGAAGACATCTGTTACGCAACCACGAACAGACAAAACGCCGTTAAAGCCTTGGCAGAGAAAGTCGAGTTGGTGCTAATTATCGGGGCTCCAAACAGCTCGAACTCACGAAGACTGGTGGAAGTGGCGCGAAAAGTCGGCTGCCGGTCAATGTTAATTCAAAGGGCGGCTGAAATAGACTGGAACTGGTTTGATAATGTCAGTGCGGTAGGGATTTCTGCCGGGGCATCTGCACCCGAAATACTCGTGGAAGAAGTGATGAGCGCCTTTAAAGAACGCTACAAAACTTCCATTGAAAATATTCATACCATTGAAGAAAATGTGACGTTTAAAGTTCCGGCAATTTTGGCAAAGGATGACTGATCATGGCAGTTTATACCATTGTAAATGCCGATGAAATTGCCGCCTTTATTGATGAGTATGATGTGGGAGAAGTGATTTCACTTAAAGGAATTGCTGAAGGCGTTGAGAATTCAAATTATCTGCTGACCACAACAAAAAATCATTTTATCCTGACCCTATATGAAAAGCGGGTGAATGAGAATGATTTACCCTTTTTTCTTGGCCTGATGGACCACCTTGCCCATAAAGGCATCAATTGTGCAACACCCATTGC from Emcibacteraceae bacterium includes the following:
- the ispH gene encoding 4-hydroxy-3-methylbut-2-enyl diphosphate reductase, producing the protein MSERNMNLYIANPRGFCAGVDRAIQIVEMALEKYGAPVYVRHEIVHNKYVVEGLVKRGAIFVDELDEVPTDKPVVFSAHGVPKSVPQEAENRKMLYIDATCPLVSKVHREAERYDRQGMEIVMIGHKGHPEVIGTMGQLAAGAIHLVESPEDVEKLQLKNEDNVAYITQTTLSLDDTSEIIETLKAKYPSIQDPKKEDICYATTNRQNAVKALAEKVELVLIIGAPNSSNSRRLVEVARKVGCRSMLIQRAAEIDWNWFDNVSAVGISAGASAPEILVEEVMSAFKERYKTSIENIHTIEENVTFKVPAILAKDD